The nucleotide sequence AAGGCAAGTGGAGCAGTATTGATTACACCTTATGGATCAATCCATGGGTGAACCAATCTAATCCCTCTTATATAAGATTtacataattaattataatatttttgaaatatgaTTACACCGTTTTTTGATACCCATCAAAACACTATAattctattaaaaatatatatgtcatAAATATTGACTcgaaatttaataaaaattatggtTTCGAATAGATATCActattgatttaaaaattaagatatcaattataatatttttaataaaatttataatattaaaaatattattatttataatattataaatttataatattattattttctaaaaatagtgTAAATTGCATAATAGAAAGAAACGGCATTATCCACAGCTCTCTGCGGTGCGCaagagaggaaaagaagaggGGGCGAGACCACACACAGACGTGTGAGAGCAAGTCATGGCCGGCAAAGCACTCCAAATATCCAACCCATTCCCCTCCACCCTCAGCCCGCCGCCCACCTTCTTCACATGGAAGCCGCCCATGTTGCTCCCCCCTCGCGCCGCTGCCGGCGACGACAAGCCCGCCGAGTCGGACGCTTCCGCGGAGTCCCCGACCGCCGCTGACCCCTCCTTCGAGAAGCGGCTCAACCAGATCCGGCTCAAGTACCGCAGCGGCACCGGGAAGAAGGCCGAGCAGCGTAAGGCCCGGAAGTCCCCCGGCGCTGGCGCCGGTTCATCCGGCAAGAAGAAGGGCAGCGTGCTGCTCCCGCCGGTTCCGCTGCGGGAGCCGATGGCTGTAGGGGGCGTGCCGGTGGAGGTGGGCTTCACCCCCTACAGCGAGCGGCTAAACGGGCGGCTGGCCGGGCTCGGGCTGGCTGCGCTGCTGCTGGTCGAGCTGGGCTCCGGCAAGGGGCTGCTCCGCTACCACGCGCCGGCCGTCATCTTCATCCAGATCTACACCGTCGCCGCGGCGGGCGCCCTTTTCATCAAATTCGACAAGGAGAGAATCAGCGTGTGGCCCGAGAAACCACCGGCTTCCTCCTCCGCTGCTGCCGGTGATTGACGGTCAGGATTCACTCTACAATTATACTTCAAATCctttaaaaaatcttctttttgctattaaagcTCTCTCTAAATGTAATTTGGTTGGCATGATTTAATTACCACTCCATTCCATCGTTCTCGAGAAAACCAAATCAAATTCCCAGAAAGACTGTAATATTGGTTGCATAATCGTGAGAAATGGCTACAGAACTCTTATACACGAAGCTTCGACGACAACCAGACGGCATTAGACTAAAGAAACCATTATATTAGCGACTAATCCAATCCGCCGTCGTTTGTAGTTTCTTGACAGCAAGACTTTTAACAAACACAAAGCCCTAACCACCAAAACCATAGAGAGTCCTTCCCTGCCTCTTCAGGGCATAGACGACGTCCATGGCGGTGACGGTCTTCCGACGGGCGTGCTCGGTGTAGGTAACAGCGTCGCGGATCACATTCTCGAGGAAGATCTTGAGGACGCCGCGGGTCTCCTCGTAGATAAGGCCGCTGATGCGCTTCACGCCGCCCCTCCTCGCCAGGCGCCGGATCGCCGGTTTGG is from Musa acuminata AAA Group cultivar baxijiao chromosome BXJ1-6, Cavendish_Baxijiao_AAA, whole genome shotgun sequence and encodes:
- the LOC135677224 gene encoding histone H4, with translation MSGRGKGGKGLGKGGAKRHRKVLRDNIQGITKPAIRRLARRGGVKRISGLIYEETRGVLKIFLENVIRDAVTYTEHARRKTVTAMDVVYALKRQGRTLYGFGG
- the LOC103989748 gene encoding uncharacterized protein LOC103989748 isoform X1; translated protein: MAGKALQISNPFPSTLSPPPTFFTWKPPMLLPPRAAAGDDKPAESDASAESPTAADPSFEKRLNQIRLKYRSGTGKKAEQRKARKSPGAGAGSSGKKKGSVLLPPVPLREPMAVGGVPVEVGFTPYSERLNGRLAGLGLAALLLVELGSGKGLLRYHAPAVIFIQIYTVAAAGALFIKFDKERISVWPEKPPASSSAAAGD